From the genome of Spodoptera frugiperda isolate SF20-4 chromosome 23, AGI-APGP_CSIRO_Sfru_2.0, whole genome shotgun sequence, one region includes:
- the LOC118266698 gene encoding thioredoxin domain-containing protein 17 isoform X1 yields the protein MEVNHLTLHEYDEFKTYIANLPETGPPVYFFFTGQKKENGRSWCIYCQMAEPVVKAYLNELKKEITFVFVDVGNPETWRNKACPFRTDSRTRLMVIPTIIVWNGVQRLEGSQCAKRELLNMLFEDED from the exons atggagGTAAACCATCTTACTCTTCATGAATACGATGAATTTAAAACTTACATTGCAAATTTGCCAGAAACTGGTCCAccagtttattttttctttactggTCAGAAGAAGGAGAATGGCCGTAGTTGGTGTATCTATTGTCAAATGG CTGAGCCTGTAGTCAAGGCTTACCTGAATGAGCtgaaaaaagaaattacatTTGTCTTTGTTGATGTCGGCAACCCTGAAAC GTGGAGGAACAAAGCTTGCCCATTCCGGACAGACAGCCGCACAAGACTCATGGTGATTCCAACAATCATTGTTTGGAATGGCGTGCAGAGACTGGAAGGCAGCCAGTGCGCAAAGAGGGAACTACTAAACATGCTGTTTGAAGACGAAGACTGA
- the LOC118266698 gene encoding thioredoxin domain-containing protein 17 isoform X2, translated as MVTTLELHGYDEFQKYVANIDPNSRSVVVYFTGEKLPSGLSWCIDCVEAEPVVKAYLNELKKEITFVFVDVGNPETWRNKACPFRTDSRTRLMVIPTIIVWNGVQRLEGSQCAKRELLNMLFEDED; from the exons ATGGTTACGACACTTGAATTGCATGGATATGACGAGTTTCAAAAATATGTTGCAAACATAGATCCAAATAGCCGTTCAGTAGTAGTGTACTTCACTGGAGAAAAGCTGCCTTCTGGACTTAGTTGGTGCATTGATTGTGTTGAAG CTGAGCCTGTAGTCAAGGCTTACCTGAATGAGCtgaaaaaagaaattacatTTGTCTTTGTTGATGTCGGCAACCCTGAAAC GTGGAGGAACAAAGCTTGCCCATTCCGGACAGACAGCCGCACAAGACTCATGGTGATTCCAACAATCATTGTTTGGAATGGCGTGCAGAGACTGGAAGGCAGCCAGTGCGCAAAGAGGGAACTACTAAACATGCTGTTTGAAGACGAAGACTGA
- the LOC118266696 gene encoding uncharacterized protein LOC118266696, translating into MDTTTSIKPKSMAELLPGLSGILSKDSMQTLTAKKQPRQTMVQTRTAEKVVKPLTIAEMRADILSLRVQSPRRPAQGATSARKKNWNSSVKVDKTISHTANGKMKLNPVRKVLNFQPKPKPVMSNTNTRVTMAPEAPKFPKPEYRPKKSMYLLQARNNVRISGINNISETPVITKPPVSRLTLANKENISHQPSIKKFVPPKPLIRKQIIPTIPDTPMSNESWKSSCDASFLQKEKEINDAEAKAKAITEEPTLENIAAVTPPVSTPFKEYRNVQEYFNHSSELESSAVYHDNTIMSFDKPSESKENTKREESVIVSLCDLLNKASVTTTGKMSTELEDLLQIEKQTEHNLKMIDNSIAALNKIKESQLTSLKYVRKLINDKKPQENGDKTLTDTKETSEALVTVKNEKSSPEHKPVVSKPCSVIKSCSKSPSYKIPKKNLCLRKKVFCKSMPNVSNETVTPVKSDMGNRALSMYMKMKEHMNFLNTPVAKRDYHVPDTPAVTSHNLQKQLDKLYDEN; encoded by the exons ATGGATACAACGACGAGTATAAAACCGAAGTCCATGGCTGAATTGTTGCCTGGGCTTAGTG GTATTTTGTCTAAAGATAGCATGCAAACCCTGACTGCCAAGAAGCAACCTCGCCAAACCATGGTACAGACTCGCACCGCAGAAAAGGTAGTCAAACCTTTAACAATAGCGGAAATGAGAGCtgatattttat CATTAAGAGTCCAGTCTCCACGGAGACCAGCTCAAGGAGCTACAAGTGCCAGGAAAAAAAACTGGAACTCCTCTGTCAAGGTGGACAAGACAATAAGCCATACAGCCAATggcaaaatgaaattaaatcctGTTAGGAAAGTGCTTAACTTTCAACCTAAACCTAAA CCTGTTATGAGTAACACTAACACAAGAGTGACAATGGCCCCTGAAGCTCCAAAGTTTCCCAAACCTGAATACAGACCAAAGAAGtcaatgtatttattacaag CTCGCAATAATGTAAGGATAAGTGGGATCAACAACATATCAGAAACACCAGTTATAACCAAACCACCAGTAAGCCGCCTCACACTTGCCAATAAGGAAAATATCTCCCACCAACCAAGTATCAAGAAATTTGTTCCACCTAAACCACTGATTAGGAAACAGATTATACCAACCATACCTGACACTCCAATGTCTAATGAATCATGGAAGTCTAGCTGTGATGCTAGCTTCTTGCaaaaagaaaaggaaattaATGATGCTGAGGCCAAAGCTAAAGCAATAACTGAGGAACCAACTCTAGAGAACATAGCTGCAGTCACACCACCTGTGTCCACACCATTCAAGGAATACAGAAATGTACAGGAGTACTTCAATCACTCCAGTGAATTAGAAAGTTCTGCAGTGTATCATGACAATACCATCATGAGCTTTGATAAACCTTCAGAGAGTAAGGAGAACACAAAGAGAGAAGAAAGTGTGATAGTGTCATTGTGTGATCTATTGAATAAAGCTTCTGTGACCACTACAGGGAAAATGAGCACAGAACTAGAAGATTTACTGCAGATTGAAAAACAGACAGAACATAACTTGAAGATGATAGATAACAGTATTGCTGCACTGAACAAAATCAAAGAGTCACAACTGACTTCTCTGAAGTATGTCAGGAAACTAATAAATGATAAGAAGCCCCAAGAGAATGGAGACAAAACTTTAACAGATACCAAAGAGACCAGTGAAGCTTTAGTAACTGTGAAGAATGAGAAGTCAAGTCCTGAACACAAACCAGTTGTTAGCAAGCCATGCTCAGTGATCAAATCTTGCTCAAAGTCACCATCctataaaataccaaaaaagaatttgtgtttaagaaaaaaagtattCTGTAAATCAATGCCAAATGTTTCAAATGAAACAGTTACACCTGTGAAGTCTGATATGGGTAACAGAGCTCTAAGTATGTATATGAAAATGAAGGAACATATGAATTTCCTGAACACACCAGTTGCTAAAAGAGATTATCATGTGCCTGACACACCGGCTGTTACATCACACAATTTACAAAAGCAGCTCGACAAACTTTATGATGAGAATTAG
- the LOC118267019 gene encoding peroxisomal membrane protein 2: MALSKPIMNLLSSYLQNLYLHPIKTKAITSCVVGSVGSLASQLVAGEKIKVDSVAAFALYGLFFGGTIPHYLYEITERLFPEEVVAFPLVKKLLFERLLFAPFIQAFSLYTLARLEGKTHNSATKQLFALYWPILEANWKWLTLFQVINFAFIPPMLRVLFMNLVGLGWAMFLATKRRQQQQKKE; the protein is encoded by the exons ATGGCCTTATCAAAACCAATTATGAATTTACTGAGttcttatttacaaaatttatatttgCATCCTATTAAAACCAAAGCTATCACAAG TTGCGTGGTAGGTTCGGTTGGCAGCTTAGCATCCCAGTTAGTAGCTGGTGAAAAAATCAAGGTAGACTCAGTTGCTGCTTTCGCCTTGTATGG tttattcTTCGGCGGCACCATCCCACattatttatatgaaatcaCAGAAAGACTGTTCCCTGAGGAAGTTGTTGCATTCCCTCTTGTGAAGAAACTTCTGTTTGAGAGATTATTGTTTGCTCCATTCATCCAAGCCTTCTCTCTATACACACTTGCAAGACTAGAGGGCAAAACACATAATTCCGCTACAAAACAGCTGTTTGCTCTATACTGGCCTATTTTAGAAGCAAACTGGAAATGGCTAACACTGTTCCAAGTCATCAACTTTGCTTTTATCCCACCAATG CTACGAGTTCTATTCATGAATCTGGTTGGACTTGGCTGGGCAATGTTCCTGGCCACCAAGAGACGCCAGCAACAGCAGAAGAAGGAATGA